The following coding sequences lie in one Phycicoccus duodecadis genomic window:
- a CDS encoding SURF1 family protein: protein MLRRLLTPRWLGALVLAALFSVAAYHLGFWQYHRHEAKVERNALLDAHYRADPVPVSKVLTPAGFDRGDDWTRVTATGTYVDGPLFVRGRPNDGAVGLEVLWVLRPDDGGPDVLVDRGWVPASARGASVLPTVPPAPSGPVTMVGWVRPSEASRDKAPSPGQIANVSVTDAERAFDDRLLPAYVLLERETLPDGSTPPRPDALLPPDRSLGPHLAYAYQWWASTVLGFVLVGFGVRREERLSDPAKYPPKPKKVRVWDEEDE from the coding sequence GTGCTGCGCCGGCTTCTCACTCCCCGATGGCTCGGTGCGCTGGTCCTGGCGGCACTGTTCTCGGTGGCTGCCTACCACCTGGGTTTCTGGCAGTACCACCGGCACGAGGCCAAGGTCGAGCGCAACGCGCTCCTGGACGCCCACTACCGCGCCGACCCCGTCCCGGTGTCGAAGGTTCTCACCCCGGCCGGCTTCGACCGGGGCGACGACTGGACGCGGGTGACCGCGACCGGCACCTACGTCGACGGGCCGCTCTTCGTCCGCGGACGCCCCAACGACGGGGCCGTCGGGCTCGAGGTGCTCTGGGTGCTGCGGCCCGACGACGGCGGCCCGGACGTGCTGGTCGACCGGGGCTGGGTGCCGGCCTCCGCACGCGGTGCCAGCGTCCTGCCCACCGTGCCGCCCGCGCCGTCGGGGCCGGTGACGATGGTCGGCTGGGTCCGCCCCTCCGAGGCCTCCCGCGACAAGGCCCCCTCGCCGGGCCAGATCGCCAACGTGTCGGTAACCGACGCGGAGCGCGCCTTCGACGACCGGCTGCTGCCCGCCTACGTCCTGCTCGAGCGCGAGACACTGCCGGACGGCTCCACCCCCCCGCGCCCCGACGCCCTGCTGCCCCCGGACCGCAGCCTCGGCCCGCACCTCGCGTACGCCTACCAGTGGTGGGCCTCGACGGTGCTCGGCTTCGTCCTGGTCGGCTTCGGGGTGCGGCGCGAGGAACGGCTGTCGGACCCCGCCAAGTACCCGCCCAAGCCCAAGAAGGTGCGGGTCTGGGACGAGGAGGACGAGTAG
- the fabG gene encoding beta-ketoacyl-ACP reductase produces MSDPRTVLVTGGNRGIGLAIARAFAEAGDKVVVTHRSGEPPEGLDGVRCDVTDSASVDAAFTEAEEKLGGPVEILVANAGITKDGLLMRMSDEDWDEVLDTNLTGTFRCVRRASKGMIRLRRGRIILISSVVGLYGGPGQVNYSSSKAGLVGLARSVTRELGGRGITANVVAPGFIETDMTAALPEDTQKSYKAAIPAGRFATTDEVAGVVRFLASPEAAYVSGAVIPVDGGLGMGH; encoded by the coding sequence ATGAGCGATCCCCGCACCGTTCTGGTCACCGGTGGTAACCGCGGCATCGGCCTGGCCATCGCCCGCGCGTTCGCGGAGGCCGGTGACAAGGTCGTCGTCACCCACCGCAGCGGCGAGCCCCCCGAGGGCCTCGACGGCGTGCGCTGCGACGTCACCGACTCCGCCTCGGTCGACGCCGCGTTCACCGAGGCCGAGGAGAAGCTCGGCGGCCCGGTCGAGATCCTGGTCGCCAACGCGGGCATCACCAAGGACGGCCTGCTCATGCGGATGAGCGACGAGGACTGGGACGAGGTCCTCGACACCAACCTCACCGGCACCTTCCGCTGCGTGCGCCGCGCCAGCAAGGGGATGATCCGCCTGCGCCGCGGCCGGATCATCCTCATCTCCAGCGTGGTGGGCCTCTACGGCGGCCCCGGGCAGGTCAACTACTCCTCGAGCAAGGCCGGCCTGGTCGGTCTGGCCCGCTCGGTCACCCGCGAGCTGGGCGGGCGCGGCATCACCGCCAACGTCGTGGCGCCCGGCTTCATCGAGACCGACATGACGGCCGCCCTCCCCGAGGACACCCAGAAGAGCTACAAGGCGGCCATCCCCGCCGGGCGTTTCGCCACCACCGACGAGGTCGCCGGCGTGGTCCGCTTCCTCGCGAGCCCGGAGGCCGCCTACGTCTCGGGGGCCGTCATCCCCGTCGACGGCGGCCTCGGCATGGGCCACTGA
- a CDS encoding NAD-dependent epimerase/dehydratase family protein: MLTGQKIFLTGGAGFIGSTLAGTLLDDNEVVVFDNLTRNALTHQPFAHHPNLTLVQGDVCDAAAVHEAMTGATHVVHCAAIAGIDTVIKRPVDTMRVNVLGSANVLQAAADHGVSGRVVCFSTSEVFGQHGFRSAETDNTVTGAVGEARWTYAVGKLAEEHLALAHHQQDGLPVVVVRPFNVYGPGQVGEGAIRTFVQRALRGEPIEIHGDGTQIRAWCYVDDMIRGVHLALTHPAAVGESFNIGNQRAVVTIYGLANTIVRVLGSSSEITFARKGYADIELRVPAVGKARDMLGFEAEIDLEEGIRRTGEFYRTAAP, encoded by the coding sequence GTGCTCACTGGCCAGAAGATCTTCCTCACCGGCGGAGCGGGTTTCATCGGCTCCACGCTCGCCGGCACCCTCCTCGACGACAACGAGGTGGTCGTCTTCGACAACCTCACGCGCAACGCGCTGACCCATCAGCCGTTCGCGCACCACCCCAACCTCACCCTGGTGCAGGGCGACGTGTGCGACGCCGCCGCCGTGCACGAGGCCATGACGGGGGCCACCCACGTGGTGCACTGCGCCGCCATCGCGGGCATCGACACCGTCATCAAGCGACCTGTCGACACCATGCGCGTGAACGTCCTCGGGTCGGCGAACGTGCTGCAGGCCGCCGCCGACCACGGGGTGTCCGGCCGGGTGGTGTGCTTCTCGACCTCCGAGGTGTTCGGCCAGCACGGGTTCCGCTCCGCCGAGACCGACAACACCGTCACCGGGGCCGTCGGCGAGGCGCGCTGGACCTACGCGGTCGGCAAGCTCGCCGAGGAGCACCTGGCGCTGGCCCACCACCAGCAGGACGGGCTCCCGGTGGTGGTCGTGCGCCCGTTCAACGTCTACGGGCCCGGCCAGGTCGGCGAGGGCGCCATCCGCACCTTCGTCCAGCGGGCGCTGCGGGGCGAGCCCATCGAGATCCACGGTGACGGCACCCAGATCCGCGCCTGGTGCTACGTCGACGACATGATCCGGGGAGTCCACCTCGCCCTCACCCACCCGGCGGCCGTCGGGGAGTCGTTCAACATCGGCAACCAGCGGGCCGTGGTCACCATCTACGGGCTGGCCAACACCATCGTCCGGGTGCTCGGGTCGTCCTCCGAGATCACCTTCGCGCGCAAGGGCTACGCCGACATCGAGCTGCGGGTGCCGGCGGTCGGCAAGGCCCGCGACATGCTCGGGTTCGAGGCCGAGATCGACCTCGAGGAGGGCATCCGCCGCACCGGCGAGTTCTACCGGACGGCCGCTCCGTGA
- the fabI gene encoding enoyl-ACP reductase FabI — translation MLLEGKKLLVTGVLMDSSIAFHVAKIAQEQGAEVVLTSFGRTMKITSAIARRLPQTPPIVELDVTSPDDLAALPDRVREHVPHLDGVLHSIGFAPPGAFNFMEATWEDVATAVHVSAYSLAALAKAALPLMSAGGSVVGLTFDARFAWPVYDWMGVAKAAFESTNRYLARDLGPKGIRCNIVAAGPIRTTAAKSIPGFERFEQEWGTRAPLGWDVNDALPTARACAALLSDWFPATTGEMVHVDGGFHAMGV, via the coding sequence ATGTTGCTCGAGGGCAAGAAGCTGCTCGTCACGGGGGTCCTCATGGACTCCTCCATCGCCTTCCACGTAGCGAAGATCGCCCAGGAGCAGGGGGCCGAGGTCGTGCTCACCTCGTTCGGGCGCACGATGAAGATCACGAGCGCCATCGCGCGCCGGCTGCCGCAGACCCCGCCGATCGTCGAGCTCGACGTCACGAGCCCCGACGACCTGGCCGCGCTCCCGGACCGGGTGCGCGAGCACGTCCCGCACCTCGACGGCGTCCTGCACTCGATCGGGTTCGCCCCGCCCGGTGCGTTCAACTTCATGGAGGCCACCTGGGAGGACGTCGCGACGGCCGTGCACGTGTCGGCGTACTCGCTGGCCGCCCTCGCCAAGGCCGCCCTACCGCTGATGTCCGCGGGCGGCAGCGTCGTCGGTCTCACCTTCGACGCCCGGTTCGCCTGGCCCGTCTACGACTGGATGGGTGTGGCCAAGGCCGCGTTCGAGTCGACCAACCGCTACCTGGCGCGCGACCTCGGTCCGAAGGGCATCCGCTGCAACATCGTCGCGGCCGGCCCCATCCGCACGACCGCCGCCAAGTCGATCCCCGGCTTCGAGCGCTTCGAGCAGGAGTGGGGGACCCGGGCTCCGCTCGGCTGGGACGTGAACGACGCCCTCCCCACCGCCCGTGCCTGCGCGGCGCTGCTGTCGGACTGGTTCCCGGCGACCACCGGCGAGATGGTGCACGTCGACGGCGGCTTCCACGCGATGGGCGTCTGA
- a CDS encoding DUF3099 domain-containing protein, translated as MPRTRSNPADPQSVTTAAQSRSEDQVHRLRQYLATMSVRTLCFVLAIVTDGWLRWVFAAGAILLPFFAVVAANAVAPRVYGRVRPVVPVRDATPSLTDRSYVHTPVPYRPDERDDG; from the coding sequence GTGCCACGGACCCGCTCGAACCCCGCCGACCCGCAGTCGGTGACCACCGCCGCGCAGTCGCGGTCCGAGGACCAGGTCCACCGGCTGCGCCAGTACCTGGCGACGATGTCGGTGCGCACCCTCTGCTTCGTGCTGGCCATCGTCACCGACGGCTGGCTGCGCTGGGTCTTCGCGGCCGGCGCCATCCTGCTGCCGTTCTTCGCGGTCGTCGCGGCCAACGCCGTCGCCCCCCGCGTGTACGGCCGGGTGCGGCCGGTGGTCCCGGTGCGGGACGCCACCCCGTCGCTCACCGACCGTTCCTACGTGCACACGCCGGTGCCCTACCGTCCCGACGAGCGCGACGACGGCTGA
- the moaA gene encoding GTP 3',8-cyclase MoaA: MTDLPVPRLLDRFGRVGRDLRVSVTDRCNLRCTYCMPAEGLDWLPKPEMLTDDELVRLVGVMVGLGVTNVRLTGGEPLLRRSLVDVVGRIAALEPRPRIAMTSNGIGLDRLAAPLAAAGLDRVNVSLDTISPQQFRDLTRRDRFEDVERGLKAAADAGLVPVKVNAVAMRGINDDGVADLLQWCLDRGYALRFIEQMPLDAQHAWDRTQMVSQTEILERLGERFRLTPVEGRGSAPAELFHVDGGPQTVGVIASVTAPFCAACDRARLTADGQLRNCLFSRTEVDLRGPLRDGASDAEITDLIVGEMWAKKAGHGIDRPDFVQPDRPMSAIGG; this comes from the coding sequence ATGACCGACCTCCCAGTGCCCAGACTCCTCGACCGCTTCGGCCGCGTCGGGCGAGACCTCCGTGTGTCGGTGACCGACCGGTGCAACCTGCGGTGCACGTACTGCATGCCGGCCGAGGGCCTCGACTGGCTGCCCAAGCCCGAGATGCTCACCGACGACGAGCTCGTGCGGCTGGTCGGCGTGATGGTCGGCCTGGGGGTCACCAACGTCCGGCTCACCGGGGGCGAGCCGCTCCTGCGCCGCAGCCTGGTCGACGTCGTCGGGCGGATCGCGGCCCTCGAGCCCCGGCCCCGCATCGCGATGACCAGCAACGGCATCGGCCTCGACCGCCTGGCGGCGCCGCTGGCCGCTGCCGGCCTCGACCGGGTCAACGTCAGCCTCGACACCATCAGCCCGCAGCAGTTCCGCGACCTCACCCGGCGCGACCGCTTCGAGGACGTCGAGCGCGGGCTCAAGGCCGCCGCCGATGCCGGCCTGGTGCCGGTGAAGGTCAACGCGGTGGCCATGCGCGGCATCAACGACGACGGCGTCGCCGACCTGCTGCAGTGGTGCCTCGACCGCGGCTACGCGCTGCGCTTCATCGAGCAGATGCCGCTCGACGCCCAGCACGCCTGGGACCGCACCCAGATGGTGTCGCAGACCGAGATCCTCGAGCGGCTCGGCGAGCGCTTCCGGCTCACGCCCGTCGAGGGCCGCGGCAGCGCCCCCGCCGAGCTGTTCCACGTCGACGGTGGCCCGCAGACCGTCGGGGTCATCGCCAGCGTCACCGCCCCGTTCTGCGCCGCCTGCGACCGGGCCCGGCTCACCGCCGACGGCCAGCTGCGCAACTGCCTGTTCTCGCGCACCGAGGTCGACCTGCGCGGCCCCCTGCGCGACGGCGCCAGCGACGCCGAGATCACCGATCTCATCGTGGGTGAGATGTGGGCCAAGAAGGCCGGGCACGGCATCGACCGCCCCGACTTCGTGCAGCCCGACCGGCCCATGTCGGCCATCGGGGGCTGA
- a CDS encoding acyltransferase: MSTSPARARTSHGDGRWTTAAFARFGAGSFVEATALVFRPEHISLGDGVYLAHHVIAKAYPDGALEIGDGTWVGEQTYLNSAGGLRIGRNVGIGIGVRVITSSHTEQGRDVPILHSALRYAAVEIGDDSDLGVSSTILPGVRIGRGVQVAAGAVVAHDLPDHCVAAGVPARVLRTRP; the protein is encoded by the coding sequence GTGAGCACGTCGCCCGCCCGAGCGCGCACCTCGCACGGCGACGGGCGCTGGACGACCGCGGCGTTCGCCCGCTTCGGTGCGGGCTCGTTCGTGGAGGCCACGGCGCTGGTCTTCCGTCCCGAGCACATCAGCCTCGGCGACGGCGTCTACCTGGCCCACCACGTCATCGCCAAGGCCTACCCCGACGGTGCACTCGAGATCGGCGACGGGACGTGGGTCGGGGAGCAGACCTACCTCAACTCGGCCGGCGGCCTGCGGATCGGCCGGAACGTCGGCATCGGCATCGGCGTGCGCGTCATCACCTCGAGCCACACCGAGCAGGGGCGCGACGTGCCCATCCTGCACTCGGCGCTCCGGTACGCGGCCGTCGAGATCGGCGACGACTCCGACCTGGGCGTGTCGAGCACGATCCTGCCGGGGGTGCGCATCGGGCGCGGGGTGCAGGTGGCGGCCGGGGCCGTCGTGGCCCACGACCTGCCCGACCACTGCGTGGCCGCCGGCGTACCCGCCCGGGTGCTGCGGACGAGGCCGTGA
- a CDS encoding DegT/DnrJ/EryC1/StrS family aminotransferase yields the protein MIPLTVPLIEDDDLAVVAEVLRSGNLVQGRNVAAFEAAVAAQVGVPHAVAVANGTAALHLALLALGVGPGDAVAVPTYSWPATANVVEAVGADCVFVDIEEGSWAMSPARLAEVDVPLAAVLPVHPFGVMADLAALAAAAPGVPVVEDAACALGAGRDGRAAGSVGTMGCFSFHPRKAVTTGEGGMVTTSSAELDVALRRWRNHGIHLTPGGSDFVLPGLNYRLTDMQGALGVTQMAKLERVVGARRAAADVYAELLAGTPLAAPAVIASSEPVHQSYVAVLPEGVDRAALIPAAAERGVQIQIGTVDIPSSSYYRDKYGFGPGRFPVTEAWVGRHLSLPLYPGITREQQETVVSTVVGLL from the coding sequence GTGATCCCGCTGACGGTCCCCCTGATCGAGGACGACGACCTGGCGGTCGTGGCGGAGGTACTGCGCTCCGGCAACCTCGTCCAGGGGCGCAACGTGGCCGCCTTCGAGGCCGCGGTGGCCGCGCAGGTGGGTGTCCCCCACGCGGTGGCCGTGGCCAACGGCACGGCCGCCCTCCACCTGGCGTTGCTGGCCCTGGGGGTGGGGCCCGGTGACGCGGTCGCCGTCCCCACCTACTCGTGGCCCGCGACCGCCAACGTGGTCGAGGCGGTGGGCGCCGACTGCGTCTTCGTCGACATCGAGGAGGGGTCGTGGGCGATGTCGCCCGCGCGTCTCGCCGAGGTCGACGTGCCCCTCGCGGCCGTCCTGCCCGTGCACCCCTTCGGGGTCATGGCCGACCTGGCCGCCCTGGCGGCGGCCGCGCCCGGGGTGCCCGTGGTCGAGGACGCCGCGTGTGCGCTCGGGGCCGGCCGCGACGGTCGCGCCGCCGGCTCGGTGGGGACCATGGGGTGCTTCTCCTTCCACCCGCGCAAGGCCGTCACGACCGGTGAGGGCGGGATGGTCACGACCTCCTCCGCCGAGCTCGACGTGGCCCTGCGCCGCTGGCGCAACCACGGCATCCACCTCACCCCGGGCGGCAGTGACTTCGTGCTGCCGGGGCTGAACTACCGCCTCACGGACATGCAGGGCGCGCTGGGCGTGACGCAGATGGCCAAGCTGGAGCGCGTCGTGGGGGCCCGCCGCGCGGCCGCCGACGTCTACGCCGAGCTCCTGGCCGGCACCCCCCTGGCCGCCCCGGCGGTCATCGCGTCCAGCGAGCCCGTGCACCAGTCGTACGTCGCCGTGCTGCCCGAGGGGGTCGACCGGGCCGCGCTGATCCCCGCCGCGGCCGAGCGCGGGGTCCAGATCCAGATCGGGACCGTGGACATCCCCTCCTCCTCCTACTACCGCGACAAGTACGGGTTCGGGCCGGGGCGCTTCCCGGTCACCGAGGCCTGGGTGGGGCGTCATCTCTCGCTGCCCCTCTACCCCGGGATCACCCGCGAGCAGCAGGAGACCGTGGTGTCGACCGTCGTCGGGCTGCTGTGA